A genomic region of Plasmodium malariae genome assembly, chromosome: 14 contains the following coding sequences:
- the PmUG01_14041100 gene encoding importin beta, putative, which translates to METSNIAQILYATVDPNIDIRSEAESKLKQAKETNFVQYINQLSNEFCKGQNDPYLRQIAGLLIKNAFTAKDNYESEEKARSWDNFPEDIKNELKNSLLLLLSQQGEKVVIGTACQIISIITKIELSHNKSSELLHKLVNNIIEKNAYTKKSSTVCLAYLTEDIADICNESKTKYVFTQPDLDLILTAIINSLCEPAEESIHCANMKVLYNLMSFIDQNFKTQVERDIIMKTVIDGCKDNERATVQIAAYECLINIVSYFYSYLDAYMYAIGPLTWVAIESDNERIAISAIEFWNTVCEEETFIDQYELQEGKKNHNIVKQAMVFLLPKIFNAMITQESEDIDIDAWTLSMASATFLSLSAQLLKNDIVEPVISFVEENFIHEDWRRRDAAVLAYGSIMEGPDTEKLKPLVEESVGQLSEVLRDPSVSVRDTAAWTIGKITTYHSEIIYNVLGNYNDSNSLYGILLERLNDYPRVAANVCWVFNQLAVNKRSSYNKLTNSYGTALDDSFCVLCKKLIDVTSREDADTRNLREAAFNALNVVILNVSDNCFKFMIELLSHMMYLLTNTYLNALTEEVKSLQGYYCGTMQFIINRLGNQCKPFLKPIYLCIFRLFEIRTDICEDALLACSAIINVMAEDFREHLKTFLNVIFKGLRNVSETSTCKICIEMISDICIPWTSEYEKEMELILECLWDALKTIGVHDSIKISILTVLGDIATALNRNFSRYLNFFANILSETSKITISSGPPENDDWINYVFELRDAILLTYSNIIYALIDGNEVVKLKVYIPNILDLIELILIKEINHFNAQNFQNAVSLLGDLVHAYGYELIENSKLTDLIISVYGKIDILSSQGDEKCESCVSKIKWLKSICNARLGQK; encoded by the coding sequence atggaaacaaGCAATATTGcacaaatattatatgcaACAGTAGATCCAAATATAGATATTCGATCTGAAGCAGAATCAAAGTTAAAGCAAGCAAAAGAAACGAATTTTGTTCAGTATATAAATCAATTATCTAACGAATTTTGTAAAGGACAGAATGATCCATACTTAAGGCAAATTGCAGggttattaataaaaaatgcatttaCAGCTAAAGATAATTATGAAAGTGAAGAAAAAGCTAGATCATGGGATAATTTTCctgaagatataaaaaatgaattaaaaaattcattattacttttattaagTCAACAAGGGGAAAAAGTAGTTATCGGTACTGCTTGTCAAATAATATCTATTATAACTAAAATAGAATTATCACATAATAAATCGTCcgaattattacataaactagtaaataatattattgaaaaaaatgcatatacaaaaaaatccTCAACTGTGTGTTTAGCTTATTTAACTGAAGATATTGCAGATATATGCAATgaaagtaaaacaaaatatgtgTTTACACAACCAGATTTAGATTTAATATTAACAGCTATCATAAATTCTCTATGTGAACCAGCTGAAGAATCAATACATTGCGCAAATATGAAAGTATTATATAACTTAATGTCTTTTATAGaccaaaattttaaaactcAAGTAGAAAGagatataataatgaaaacagTAATAGATGGATGTAAAGATAATGAAAGAGCAACCGTGCAAATAGCAGCATATGaatgtttaataaatattgttagttatttttattcttacttagatgcatatatgtatgctaTAGGACCATTAACATGGGTAGCTATTGAATCAGACAATGAACGAATAGCTATAAGTGCCATAGAATTTTGGAATACTGTATGTGAAGAAGAAACATTTATAGATCAATATGAACTACaagaagggaaaaaaaatcataatatAGTAAAACAAGCAATGGTATTTTTATTgccaaaaatatttaatgcaATGATAACACAAGAGAGTGAAGATATAGATATTGATGCATGGACTTTATCCATGGCTTCAGCTACTTTTCTTTCCTTAAGTGcacaattattaaaaaatgatatagtTGAACCAGTTATATCTTTCGtagaagaaaattttatacatgAAGACTGGAGAAGAAGAGATGCAGCTGTATTAGCATATGGTTCAATAATGGAAGGACCAGATACTGAAAAATTGAAACCTTTAGTAGAAGAATCAGTTGGTCAATTGTCAGAAGTATTGAGAGATCCATCTGTTTCTGTTCGTGATACTGCTGCTTGGACTATTGGAAAAATTACTACATATCATTctgaaataatttataatgtgTTAGGTAATTATAATGATAGCAATTCCTTGTATGGGATATTATTAGAAAGATTAAATGACTACCCTAGAGTAGCAGCTAATGTTTGTTGGGTTTTCAATCAATTAGCAGTTAATAAAAGGAGTTCATATAATAAACTAACAAATAGTTATGGGACAGCATTAGATGATTCTTTTTGtgtattatgtaaaaaattgataGATGTTACATCAAGGGAAGATGCAGATACAAGAAATTTAAGAGAAGCAGCTTTTAATGCACTAAATGtagttattttaaatgtttctgataattgttttaaatttatgattGAATTATTATCCCATATGATGTATTTATTAACAAATACTTATCTTAATGCATTAACAGAAGAAGTGAAATCATTACAAGGGTATTATTGTGGTACTATgcaatttataattaatcgGTTAGGTAATCAATGTAAACCATTTCTTAAACcaatatatttgtgtatatttagATTATTTGAAATTAGAACAGATATATGTGAAGATGCTTTATTAGCATGTAGTGctattataaatgtaatggCAGAAGACTTTAGAGAACACCTTAAAACTTTTctaaatgttatatttaaagGATTAAGAAATGTGTCTGAAACATCGAcatgtaaaatatgtatagaaATGATATCAGATATTTGTATACCTTGGACATctgaatatgaaaaagagATGGAATTAATTCTAGAATGTTTATGGGATGCATTAAAAACAATAGGTGTACATGATTCTATAAAAATTAGTATATTAACAGTGTTAGGAGATATTGCTACAGCACTGAATAGAAATTTCTCTAGgtatctaaatttttttgctaACATATTATCAGAAACATCAAAGATTACTATAAGTTCTGGACCACCAGAAAATGATGATTGGATTAATTATGTTTTCGAGTTAAGAGATGCTATCTTACTAACTTacagtaatattatttatgcacTAATTGATGGTAATGAAGTAGTAAAACTCAAGGTATATATACCTAATATTTTAGACCTAATTGAATTAATTCTAATAAAAGAGATAAATCATTTTAATGCACAAAATTTCCAGAATGCCGTATCTCTTTTGGGGGATCTGGTGCATGCGTATGGGTATGAATTAATTGAAAATTCTAAACTAACTGATTTAATTATATCTGTTTATGGGAAAATTGATATCTTGTCTAGCCAAGGAGATGAAAAATGTGAATCTTGTGTTTCCAAAATTAAGTGGCTCAAGAGCATATGCAATGCGAGGTTGGGCCAAAAATGA